One window of the Sander lucioperca isolate FBNREF2018 chromosome 5, SLUC_FBN_1.2, whole genome shotgun sequence genome contains the following:
- the LOC116050857 gene encoding extracellular calcium-sensing receptor-like: MQTMTFAINEINQRSDLLPQLKLGFHIRDSCNDISVSQRAALLLVNGQPEIISNLGCAAVQSTVSPVIIGDAASGLSMALLRSLGSFHIPLVSYFASCSCLSNQRDFPTFMRTMPSDTFQIRALAQLVRYFGWTWVGVIGMESDYARFAIQLFLQESVQYGVCAAYTHVYPIVLSQQALDELLDVIQMASPKVIINFCSESEMNYILRAIRRQNITGLQWIASEAWSTAKSLWEEFGDLLTGTLGFAIRRADVIPGLKQHLTSLRPSSIHKSAFLAEFWEETFNCRLNGSVNSHSHMGDNYLDRLPCKGTEDLNDVYSAYSDVTQLRVSYNVYKAVYLVAHALQDMSNCIVGQGPLPNGTCADPKNVKPWQLIHYMKRANFSSLGEKVNFDQNGDPIAYYDLMNWQRMPDGSLHLVKVGFYDDASSAGRSLVINDSVIHWPVGKQASRSVCSDSCPPGSRIARRKGEPICCFDCVPCAEGEVSNMTDSLECSRCSEETWPNKGRDLCIPKTIEFLSYNELMGIVLCVVSVLGACISLSILAIFFTYKHTPLVRANNMELSFLLLVFLAVCFLVGLLFIGEPSDWLCRIRYPAFGISFALCISCLLAKTVVVLMAFRSTLPGSNVMKWFGPNQQRASVLLGTAVQVIICVIWLLTSPPHVNNNTDYSATIIIECVTGSEVGFWCVLGYIGILACMCFLMAFLARKLPDNFNEAKFITFSMLIFFAVWITFIPVYVSTAGKYTVAVHIFAILASAFGLLFCIFAPKCYVIIMKPEKNSKKNLIQR, translated from the exons ATGCAGACTATGACTTTTGCAATCAATGAGATCAACCAGCGCAGTGACCTCCTGCCACAGCTCAAGCTGGGTTTCCACATCCGTGACAGCTGTAATGACATTTCTGTGTCACAGAGAGCAGCTTTGCTGTTGGTGAACGGCCAGCCAGAG ATTATTTCTAATTTAGGCTGTGCTGCCGTACAAAGTACTGTGTCCCCAGTAATCATAGGAGATGCTGCTTCTGGGTTGTCTATGGCTCTGCTAAGAAGCCTGGGTTCTTTCCATATACCCCTG GTGAGCTATTTTGCGTCCTGCAGCTGTCTGAGTAACCAAAGGGATTTCCCCACTTTCATGCGCACCATGCCCAGTGACACCTTCCAGATCAGAGCCCTGGCCCAGCTGGTTAGATATTTTGGCTGGACTTGGGTGGGAGTCATTGGCATGGAATCTGATTATGCTCGCTTTGCCATCCAGCTCTTCCTGCAGGAGTCGGTGCAGTACGGCGTGTGTGCTGCCTACACTCACGTCTACCCTATAGTCCTGAGTCAGCAGGCTCTAGATGAGCTTCTGGATGTTATTCAG atGGCTTCCCCAAAAGTCATCATTAACTTCTGTAGTGAGTCAGAGATGAATTACATTCTGAGAGCAATCCGACGTCAGAATATAACCGGCCTGCAGTGGATAGCTAGTGAGGCTTGGTCAACTGCCAAATCACTCTGGGAAGAGTTTGGAGATCTGCTGACAGGAACACTAGGATTTGCCATCCGGCGAGCTGATGTGATTCCAGGGCTGAAACAACACCTCACGAGTCTCAGACCATCCAGTATTCATAAATCAGCTTTCTTGGCAGAATTTTGGGAAGAGACGTTTAACTGCCGACTGAACGGGTCAGTGAACAGCCACTCTCACATGGGCGACAACTACCTCGACAGATTGCCATGTAAAGGGACTGAGGATTTAAATGATGTTTACTCTGCCTATTCTGATGTGACACAGCTAAGAGTGTCATATAATGTCTACAAGGCTGTGTATTTGGTGGCCCATGCTTTGCAAGATATGAGTAACTGCATAGTCGGACAGGGGCCTTTACCTAATGGCACCTGTGCAGACCCAAAGAATGTTAAACCTTGGCAG CTAATCCACTACATGAAGCGTGCAAATTTTTCTTCACTAGGGGAGAAAGTCAACTTTGATCAAAACGGTGACCCCATTGCTTATTATGATCTCATGAACTGGCAAAGGATGCCTGACGGCTCACTACATTTGGTAAAAGTAGGTTTCTATGATGACGCCTCGTCTGCTGGACGCAGCCTGGTCATAAATGACTCAGTGATTCACTGGCCTGTTGGGAAGCAG GCTTCCCGGTCTGTATGCAGCGACAGTTGTCCTCCAGGTTCCCGCATCGCCAGGAGAAAGGGGGAACCCATCTGCTGTTTTGACTGTGTTCCCTGTGCTGAGGGAGAAGTTAGTAATATGACTG ATTCTTTAGAGTGCTCACGTTGCTCAGAGGAAACATGGCCCAATAAAGGCAGAGATCTCTGCATCCCAAAGACTATTGAGTTCCTGTCTTACAATGAGTTAATGGGTATTGTGCTGTGTGTTGTATCTGTCCTCGGAGCTTGtatttccctctccatccttgcTATATTcttcacatacaaacacacgcCACTGGTCCGGGCCAACAACATGGAATTGAGCTTCCTTCTCTTGGTGTTTCTTGCTGTCTGCTTCCTTGTTGGCCTGCTGTTCATTGGTGAGCCTTCAGACTGGCTTTGCCGTATCAGGTACCCAGCATTTGGGATCAGTTTTGCCCTATGCATTTCGTGCCTCCTGGCCAAGACAGTTGTGGTCCTAATGGCTTTCAGGTCCACACTGCCTGGAAGTAATGTCATGAAGTGGTTTGGACCCAACCAGCAGAGAGCAAGTGTGCTACTAGGAACAGCTGTTCAG GTTATAATCTGTGTTATCTGGCTGCTCACCAGTCCACCTCAtgtcaacaacaacacagattACAGTGCTACCATCATCATTGAGTGTGTTACTGGTTCAGAGGTTGGCTTCTGGTGTGTTCTTGGATACATCGGCATCTTGGCCTGCATGTGCTTCCTAATGGCATTTTTGGCTCGGAAGCTACCTGATAATTTCAATGAAGCAAAGTTCATCACCTTCAGCATGCTGATATTCTTCGCAGTGTGGATTACTTTTATTCCAGTTTATGTGAGCACAGCTGGGAAATATACAGTGGCTGTCCATATTTTTGCTATTTTAGCCTCAGCTTTTGGTCTcctgttttgcatttttgctCCAAAGTGCTATGTCATAATTATGAAACCGGAAAAAAACAGCAAGAAAAACTTGATTCAAAGATGA
- the LOC116050856 gene encoding extracellular calcium-sensing receptor — translation MHELQRTIILTLYVLYLNRVSGCELFSRFDMPSLFKHGDIMIGGIFPVFNKEISSTSTFESKPLGVKCEGFDLRAFRWTQMMIFAIEEINKDPALLSNISLGYRILNSCASPTNTIRAALTLASGPEKMELNSPCPPAISALIAESGSSQSIAVAGTLGPFGVPIVSYFSTCVCLSDRAKYPTFFRTIPSDYFQTKALAALVKRFGWEWIGVIQSDNDYGRGGILAFTEEVQKLGVCIAFVGTILRTYTMDKILHVVEMIKQSTVKVVIAFVPEGDFYPLMKEVVKQNITGIQWIASEAWITATRPSTPEIYRAFGGTLGFVVQKMAIPNLKPFLTGISPYTDPSAAFVRDFWEIMVGCQPVLPGEHTGSEASNKICKGNETLMNSQDVFFNVTQLRVSYNVYKAVYAIAHALHQLVFCQPVGEKTMRPCLNISEIQPKEVTNHLQKVHFRNHFGDNVFFDVNGDFPASYDIINWQLKDGQVQHVTLGNFASAANGDYKISIQEEEIVWRTGKTVFVPKSVCSNVCPVGTRKAQMKGKPTCCFDCIQCADGTIANSTGAADCTPCPQEYWSNEKKDKCIPKTIEFLTYHEPMGIAITVVSLFGASLSLAIMMVFIRYRETPVIKASNSELSCFLLFSLFLCFLCPLTFIGRPTVWTCMLRHTAFGVTFALCISCVLGKTIVVVTAFKATFPGNKFAGKFGPAQQRMIVCSCTLIQMIICVLWLKLSPPFPDMVFRYSNKKIVLECNTGSEAAFYAVLGYIGILAILCLVLAFLARKLPDNFNEAKFITFSMLIFCAVWITFIPAYISSPGKFTVAVEIFAILSSAFGLLISIFAPKCYIILIKPEKNTKKHVMGKTLNSKI, via the exons ATGCATGAGCTGCAGAGAACTATTATCTTAACACTGTATGTCCTTTACCTGAACAGAGTTTCTGGCTGTGAACTGTTCAGTAGGTTTGACATGCCAAGTTTGTTCAAGCACGGAGACATAATGATCGGGGGGATTTTTCCGGTTTTCAACAAAGAGATAAGTAGCACTTCTACGTTTGAGAGCAAGCCACTTGGAGTGAAGTGTGAAGG ATTTGACCTGAGAGCTTTTCGATGGACCCAAATGATGATATTTGCAATTGAAGAAATCAACAAAGATCCTGCTCTCCTCTCAAATATATCTCTTGGCTATAGGATCCTTAACTCTTGTGCATCTCCTACAAATACTATACGTGCTGCACTAACActggctagtggaccagagaaAATGGAACTGAATTCCCCTTGTCCTCCAGCTATATCTGCCCTCATAGCAGAATCAGGATCATCTCAGTCTATAGCTGTGGCTGGAACTCTTGGACCATTTGGAGTGCCTATA GTAAGTTACTTCTCAACATGTGTCTGCCTAAGTGACAGAGCTAAATACCCTACGTTTTTTCGGACAATCCCAAGTGACTACTTCCAGACAAAAGCTTTGGCAGCACTGGTCAAACGTTTTGGCTGGGAGTGGATTGGGGTCATACAGTCAGACAATGACTATGGGCGCGGTGGTATCCTGGCTTTTACTGAGGAGGTTCAAAAGCTTGGGGTTTGTATTGCATTTGTTGGTACAATTCTACGTACATACACTATGGATAAAATTCTGCATGTTGTGGAAATGATCAAGCAGTCGACTGTCAAAGTCGTTATTGCTTTTGTTCCAGAGGGTGACTTTTACCCTTTGATGAAAGAGGTTGTGAAACAGAATATTACAGGAATTCAGTGGATTGCTAGCGAGGCATGGATAACAGCAACTCGACCCTCCACACCTGAAATCTACCGAGCTTTTGGTGGAACCCTAGGATTTGTGGTGCAGAAGATGGCTATTCCAAATCTAAAACCATTTCTTACAGGCATTAGCCCTTATACTGATCCAAGTGCAGCCTTTGTGAGGGATTTCTGGGAGATTATGGTCGGCTGTCAACCTGTTTTACCTGGGGAACACACAGGTTCTGAGGCATCTAATAAAATATGCAAAGGCAATGAGACATTAATGAATTCCCAGGATGTGTTCTTCAATGTAACACAGCTCAGAGTGTCCTATAATGTGTATAAAGCAGTTTATGCCATTGCACATGCCCTGCATCAGCTGGTATTTTGTCAGCCAGTTGGGGAAAAAACAATGAGGCCATGTTTGAATATATCAGAAATTCAGCCCAAAGAG GTCACTAATCACCTACAAAAGGTGCATTTTAGGAATCATTTTGGGGATAATGTATTTTTTGATGTCAATGGTGACTTTCCTGCTTCTTATGATATTATCAACTGGCAGCTGAAAGATGGGCAAGTGCAACATGTCACACTGGGTAATTTTGCATCTGCTGCTAACGGTGATTATAAGATCAGCATCCAGGAAGAAGAAATTGTGTGGAGGACAGGGAAAACGGTATtt gttCCGAAGTCGGTGTGCTCTAATGTTTGTCCAGTAGGAACCAGGAAAGCTCAAATGAAGGGAAAACCCACCTGCTGTTTTGACTGTATCCAATGTGCTGATGGAACTATAGCCAACTCAACAG GTGCAGCCGACTGCACACCATGTCCACAGGAATACTGGTCCAATGAGAAGAAAGACAAATGCATTCCTAAAACAATTGAGTTTCTGACATATCATGAGCCAATGGGAATAGCTATCACAGTTGTATCCCTGTTTGGGGCCTCCCTGTCCCTGGCCATAATGATGGTCTTTATCCGCTACAGAGAGACTCCTGTGATAAAGGCCAGCAACTCCGAGCTGAGCTGTTTcctgttgttttctctttttttgtgttttctctgtcCTCTCACTTTCATCGGCAGACCCACAGTCTGGACATGCATGCTGCGCCACACAGCTTTCGGTGTGACATTTGCACTTTGTATTTCATGTGTCTTGGGAAAAACTATTGTTGTTGTTACAGCTTTCAAAGCCACATTTCCTGGCAACAAATTTGCAGGAAAGTTTGGTCCGGCACAGCAAAGGATGATAGTTTGCTCCTGCACTTTGATTCAGATGATAATATGTGTGTTGTGGCTTAAATTAAGCCCACCTTTCCCAGACATGGTTTTCAGATACAGCAATAAGAAGATTGTTTTAGAATGTAACACAGGCTCTGAGGCTGCTTTCTATGCAGTGCTGGGGTACATAGGGATCCTTGCAATACTGTGTTTGGTCCTGGCATTTCTAGCAAGAAAGTTACCTGATAACTTTAATGAAGCCAAATTTATCACCTTCAGCATGCTAATATTCTGTGCTGTCTGGATCACCTTTATCCCAGCGTACATCAGCTCTCCTGGGAAGTTCACTGTAGCTGTGGAAATATTTGCAATTTTGTCTTCAGCATTTGGCTTATTAATTAGTATTTTTGCACCTAAATGTTACATAATATTGATCAAGCCAGAGAAAAATACTAAGAAGCATGTCATGGGAAAAACTTTGAACTCAAAAATATGA
- the LOC116050859 gene encoding extracellular calcium-sensing receptor-like, producing MITSPLVVEDVKIPAMSCRADWADLKSRAMPLLRLLLLFLLMRRGDSVCRLQGSVQPPELAQDGDLVIGGIFSFRTGQDYVINTFQTIPDIRKCNNFNFREFKFAQTVIFAVNEINTNPDLLPNVKLGYKIYDNCGTLDILRAALALLSGLKEEISDDICTKTEAVQAILGHSGSRPTIAFAQVVGRFHMPVISHFATCACLSNRKEYPTFFRTIPSDYYQSRALAKLVRHFGWTWIGALAVDNEYGLNGITAFIQVAQEYGVCIEYSETFSSSDPPDSLQRIIEIIKHATSKVIMAFVSHREINVLSTELYKQNITGLQWVGSDAWITDYSLTDSEGHSLLVGSLGFTVSTTKIPGLEEHLRQLHHSQFPDSQFVRDFWEEVFDCALNDTANTQRKPCSGFENLQNVQSQLTDVSELRFTNNVYKSVYAVAHALDNLIKCEEGKGPFSNGSCADTKHIQSWQVLQYLNTVNFTTEEGERVYFDSNGDSPAKYELVNLQMTNKGTMEGVTVGIYDASLPENDQFIMNNIPVFRGKGLTEVPVSVCSESCLPGTRKVHQQGKPVCCYNCIPCPAGEISNLTDSIDCMKCPPEYCSNKQRDACIPKEIEFLAYDEILGTLLALFSLLGVFLTMITTLIFYGHRETPLVRANNSELSFLLLFSLTLCFLCSLTFIGRPSEWSCMLRHTAFGITFVLCISCVLGKTLVVLLAFRATLPGSNVMKWFGPAQQRLTVVGFTLIQVLICILWLIIKPPFPFKNMKHYQEKIILECALGSPVGFWVVLGYIGLLAVLCYVLAFLARKLPDNFNEAKFITFSLLIFCTVWITFIPAYVSSPGKFTVAVEIFAILASSYGLLFCIFLPKCYIILLKPEQNTKKHIMGKTSNNDICY from the exons ATGATAACTTCCCCCCTTGTTGTTGAAGATGTAAAAATCCCTGCTATGAGCTGTAGAGCTGATTGGGCCGACCTGAAGAGCAGAGCTATGCCATTGTTAAGGCTTCTCCTTTTGTTTCTGCTTATGAGGAGGGGAGACTCTGTGTGCCGTCTGCAAGGCTCAGTACAACCACCTGAACTAGCCCAAGACGGCGACCTTGTTATTGGAGGCATTTTTTCATTTCGCACAGGGCAGGATTATGTAATCAACACATTTCAGACAATTCCAGATATACGAAAATGCAACAA CTTCAATTTTAGAGAATTCAAATTTGCTCAAACAGTGATATTTGCTGTAAATGAGATCAACACAAATCCTGATTTGCTCCCCAATGTTAAACTTGGCTACAAGATCTATGATAATTGTGGAACTTTGGACATACTGAGAGCTGCACTGGCACTGCTGAGCGGACTAAAGGAAGAAATCAGTGACGACATCTGCACTAAAACTGAGGCAGTGCAAGCTATCTTGGGACATTCAGGCTCAAGACCAACTATTGCATTTGCACAAGTTGTTGGAAGGTTTCATATGCCTGTG ATCAGTCATTTTGCCACTTGTGCCTGTCTGAGCAACAGAAAAGAGTATCCCACTTTTTTCAGAACTATTCCCAGTGACTACTACCAGAGCAGAGCATTGGCAAAGCTGGTCAGGCACTTTGGTTGGACCTGGATTGGGGCTCTAGCTGTGGATAACGAATATGGCCTCAATGGCATAACCGCCTTTATCCAAGTTGCACAAGAATATGGAGTGTGCATTGAGTATTCTGAAACATTTTCATCGTCAGATCCACCTGATAGCCTGCAGAGAATAATAGAGATCATTAAGCATGCCACTTCCAAAGTGATCATGGCTTTTGTGTCTCATAGAGAAATTAATGTGCTATCGACTGAATTGTACAAACAGAACATTACAGGACTGCAGTGGGTTGGCAGTGATGCCTGGATCACAGATTACTCTCTGACTGACAGCGAGGGACACAGCCTCCTGGTGGGCTCACTTGGCTTCACTGTCAGCACAACTAAGATCCCGGGGCTGGAGGAGCACCTGAGGCAGCTCCACCACTCACAGTTTCCTGACAGTCAGTTTGTCAGAGATTTCTGGGAAGAGGTGTTTGACTGTGCTCTGAATgacactgcaaacacacaaagaaagccgTGCAGCGGCTTTGAAAACTTGCAGAATGTTCAATCCCAGTTAACTGATGTGTCTGAGCTGAGATTCACCAATAATGTATACAAGTCAGTTTACGCAGTGGCTCATGCTCTTGACAACCTAATTAAATGTGAGGAGGGTAAAGGGCCCTTTTCAAATGGGAGCTGTGCCGATACCAAACACATTCAATCATGGCAG GTCCTGCAATATCTCAACACAGTGAATTTCACCACTGAGGAAGGGGAAAGAGTTTATTTTGACAGTAATGGAGACTCACCAGCAAAATATGAACTTGTTAATTTACAAATGACAAACAAGGGGACCATGGAAGGAGTAACAGTTGGGATTTACGATGCTTCTCTTCCAGAAAATGATCAGTTTATCATGAACAACATCCCAGTTTTCCGGGGAAAAGGGCTGACTGAG GTTCCTGTGTCAGTCTGCAGTGAGAGCTGTCTCCCAGGAACTCGTAAGGTTCACCAGCAAGGAAAGCCAGTCTGCTGTTATAATTGCATACCCTGTCCAGCAGGCGAGATCAGTAATTTAACAG atTCAATAGACTGTATGAAATGCCCACCAGAGTACTGCTCCAACAAGCAGAGAGATGCCTGCATCCCTAAAGAAATAGAATTTTTGGCATATGATGAAATCCTGGGAACATTGTTAGCCTTATTTTCTCTGCTGGGAGTTTTTCTAACTATGATCACAACACTAATCTTCTATGGCCACAGAGAAACCCCACTAGTACGAGCCAACAACTCTGAGCTGAGCTTCCTGCTGCTCTTCTCCTTGactctgtgtttcctgtgttctCTGACCTTCATAGGCCGGCCCTCTGAGTGGTCCTGCATGCTGCGACACACAGCATTCGGCATCACCTTTGTCCTCTGTATCTCTTGTGTTCTGGGGAAAACTTTAGTGGTTTTACTGGCCTTCAGGGCCACACTTCCAGGTAGTAATGTTATGAAATGGTTTGGGCCTGCACAGCAGAGACTCACTGTTGTGGGTTTCACTCTCATACAGGTTCTTATTTGCATACTTTGGCTGATAATCAAGCCTCCTTTTCCTTTCAAAAATATGAAACACTATCAAGAGAAGATTATTCTTGAGTGTGCCCTGGGATCACCTGTAGGGTTCTGGGTTGTGTTAGGATACATAGGACTCCTTGCTGTCCTATGTTATGTACTTGCTTTTTTGGCTCGAAAGCTGCCTGATAATTTCAATGAAGCTAAATTTATCACCTTCAGCTTGCTGATATTCTGCACAGTATGGATCACCTTTATTCCAGCATATGTCAGCTCTCCTGGGAAGTTCACTGTAGCTGTGGAGATATTCGCCATTCTGGCCTCCAGTTATGGACTTcttttctgcatttttctgcCAAAATGTTACATCATTTTGTTAAAACCTGAGCAGAACACTAAGAAACACATAATGGGAAAGACATCTAACAATGATATATGTTATTAA
- the LOC116050786 gene encoding extracellular calcium-sensing receptor-like, whose translation MLLIYIIVHVMQPSGLALLDSMTSRHRWPEKGWALLQLLLVASFSQAEEPVCKQRGDPENPQLLKDGDIMLGGIFSFHSSWVNSQDTYRHKPLPLQCTSLNFRGFQYAQAMLFAIEEINNSTVLLPGISLGYKIYDACTSIARSVRVALALANGNEILSALSAPCTRPAQVQAIMGETSSSPCMAIATVIGPFHIPMISHFATCACLSDKTKYPSFLRTIPSDYYQSRALAQLVWHFGWTWVGALRTNDGYGNYGMAIFTEAAMQLGICLEYSVSFFRTDPPDKIQKIIDIIKASTSKVIVTFLSPTDINALVQQLSLHNMTGYQWVGTEAWIFDSQTAAMDINHILDGAIGLSIPKAHVSGMREFMLDVMPLNSSSNEMFPEFWETLFSCKFKQSKSSAGNQRECTGHEDLTGLQNSFTDMSLMPIFNNVYKGVYAVAHALHNILSCNKTCNKKVQLDPFTILQRLKKIKFKTKEGDEVYFNENGDPAAKYEIINWQPTEHGIVDFVTVGLYDASLPADKQLNLQNKSLIWAQNSQQVPLSVCSEKCPPGTHKVLQKGKPVCCYDCIRCAEGEISNMTDSITCVRCHPEFWSNERRDACVKKEAEFLSYEEIMGALLTAASLFGTCITAVVAFIFFRYRKTPIVRANNSELSFLLLFSLTLCFLCSLTFIGRPSEWSCMLRHTAFGITFVLCISCVLGKTIVVLMAFRATLPGSNVMKWFGPAQQKLTVLGFTLIQVILCILWLTISPPFPFINFKKFKDKIILECALGSAVGFWAVLGYIGLLAMLCFILAFLARKLPDNFNEAKFITFSMLIFCAVWITFIPAYVSSPGKFSVAVEIFAILASSFGLLICIFIPKCYIILLKPENNTKKNIMGKGAPNSF comes from the exons ATGCTTTTGATTTACATTATTGTACATGTGATGCAACCTAGCGGTTTAGCTCTCTTAGACAGTATGACGTCTAGACACAGGTGGCCAGAGAAGGGTTGGGCACTCTTACAACTGTTGTTAGTGGCATCTTTCTCTCAGGCTGAGGAGCCGGTGTGCAAGCAGAGAGGGGATCCTGAGAACCCCCAGCTATTGAAGGACGGGGACATTATGTTGGGGGGAATCTTCTCTTTCCACAGCAGCTGGGTAAATAGCCAGGATACCTACAGGCACAAACCACTGCCACTGCAATGCACCAG TTTAAATTTCAGAGGTTTCCAGTATGCTCAGGCTATGCTCTTTGCCATAGAGGAGATAAATAACAGCACAGTTCTACTGCCTGGTATCTCTCTGGGCTATAAGATTTATGATGCCTGTACATCCATTGCCAGAAGTGTGAGGGTTGCACTAGCCTTGGCTAATGGTAATGAGATATTATCTGCACTATCTGCCCCATGTACCAGACCTGCCCAAGTTCAGGCCATTATGGGAGAGACCTCTTCATCTCCCTGCATGGCTATAGCTACTGTCATTGGACCCTTTCATATCCCAATG atcAGCCACTTTGCTACCTGTGCTTGTCTAAGTGATAAAACCAAGTACCCATCCTTTCTCAGAACAATACCCAGTGATTACTACCAGAGTAGAGCTCTGGCCCAGTTGGTGTGGCACTTTGGTTGGACTTGGGTTGGAGCTCTTAGAACAAATGATGGTTATGGTAATTATGGCATGGCCATATTCACAGAAGCTGCCATGCAGCTGGGCATCTGTCTGGAGTACTCTGTATCTTTCTTTAGAACAGATCCACCAGACAAAATACAAAAGATAATTGACATTATCAAGGCTTCCACTTCCAAGGTGATTGTCACTTTCCTCTCCCCCACGGATATTAACGCGTTAGTACAACAGTTGTCTCTCCACAACATGACTGGGTACCAGTGGGTAGGCACTGAGGCCTGGATCTTTGATTCCCAAACTGCAGCAATGGATATTAATCACATTCTGGATGGTGCCATAGGCCTGTCCATCCCCAAAGCACATGTCAGTGGTATGAGAGAGTTCATGTTGGATGTGATGCCGCTCAATTCATCTAGTAATGAAATGTTTCCAGAGTTTTGGGAGACATTATTTAGCTGTAAGTTCAAACAGTCAAAATCTTCAGCAGGGAATCAGAGAGAATGTACTGGCCATGAAGATCTGACTGGATTGCAAAACAGCTTCACAGATATGTCGCTCATGCCTATCTTTAACAATGTCTATAAAGGAGTGTATGCTGTGGCCCACGCACTTCATAATATTCTTAGCTGTAACAAAACCTGTAACAAAAAGGTGCAGCTAGATCCATTTACG ATTTTACAGCGCCTGAAAAAGATTAAATTCAAAACTAAGGAAGGAGATGAGGTTTACTTTAATGAGAATGGAGACCCAGCAGCAAAGTATGAAATTATAAACTGGCAGCCAACAGAACATGGCATTGTGGACTTTGTCACAGTTGGTCTTTATGATGCATCTTTACCTGCAGACAAACAGCTGAATCTGCAAAATAAGTCTTTAATTTGGGCACAGAACTCACAACAG GTGCCTTTGTCAGTTTGCAGTGAGAAATGTCCTCCAGGAACTCACAAGGTTCTCCAGAAAGGAAAGCCTGTTTGCTGCTATGACTGTATAAGATGTGCAGAGGGAGAAATAAGCAACATGACAG ATTCCATCACCTGTGTGCGATGCCACCCTGAGTTCTGGTCAAATGAGAGAAGAGATGCTTGTGTGAAGAAGGAGGCAGAGTTTCTATCATATGAAGAGATTATGGGAGCGCTGCTCACTGCAGCATCCTTATTTGGAACATGCATCACTGCTGTTGTAGCATTCATTTTCTTCAGATACAGGAAAACTCCTATTGTCAGGGCCAACAACTCTGAGCTGAGCTTCCTGCTGCTCTTCTCTTTGactctgtgtttcctgtgttctCTGACCTTCATAGGCCGGCCCTCTGAGTGGTCCTGCATGCTGCGACACACAGCATTCGGCATCACCTTTGTCCTCTGTATCTCTTGTGTTCTGGGGAAAACTATAGTGGTGTTGATGGCCTTCAGGGCCACACTTCCAGGTAGTAATGTCATGAAATGGTTTGGGCCTGCACAGCAGAAACTCACTGTTCTGGGTTTCACTCTTATACAAGTTATCCTATGTATCCTCTGGTTAACAATTTCTCCTCCTTTTCCATTTATCAATTTTAAGAAATTCAAGGACAAAATCATCTTAGAATGCGCTCTGGGCTCAGCTGTAGGTTTTTGGGCTGTACTTGGGTACATAGGACTTCTGGCCATGTTATGTTTCATTCTTGCTTTTCTTGCTCGAAAACTGCCTGATAACTTCAATGAAGCCAAATTCATCACCTTTAGCATGCTGATATTCTGTGCAGTATGGATCACTTTTATCCCAGCCTATGTCAGCTCTCCTGGGAAGTTCAGTGTTGCTGTAGAGATATTTGCTATTCTGGCCTCCAGTTTTGGACTGctcatttgtatttttattccaAAATGCTATATTATCTTACTGAAGCCAGAGaataatacaaaaaagaatATAATGGGGAAGGGGGCCCCAAACTCATTCTGA